Proteins encoded together in one Chitinophaga sp. LS1 window:
- a CDS encoding siderophore-interacting protein, whose product MPNVPKWVADQMENLLPSKFMNIEVGDISQYSREIKVITFHTDLSKIDCFPGSAINFRVSDTEIRHYTPVDFNKTNGTFDIYFHIHGNGPGSHLADQLTPGDHLKVSVPGGRKIYDPGKHTHFFFGDETSLGFYISLLGEINKNNGKAFGIFELNEPDLPTPYNIRIVPKTPDAALAELDKYINEYREAIFYLTGNVASVQQFRTALKKHDVSSRNIKLQGYWAEGSVGL is encoded by the coding sequence ATGCCAAATGTACCTAAATGGGTAGCCGACCAAATGGAAAACCTGCTACCTTCAAAATTTATGAATATCGAAGTGGGCGATATTTCCCAATACAGTAGGGAAATTAAAGTGATCACCTTTCACACAGATCTTTCTAAAATTGATTGCTTTCCGGGTAGTGCTATTAATTTCCGGGTGAGTGATACGGAAATAAGACACTACACACCTGTTGATTTCAACAAGACAAACGGCACCTTTGATATCTACTTTCATATTCATGGTAATGGCCCGGGTAGTCATCTGGCAGATCAGCTTACACCCGGCGATCATCTGAAAGTATCAGTTCCTGGCGGCAGGAAAATATATGATCCAGGTAAACATACTCACTTCTTTTTTGGAGATGAAACAAGTCTTGGATTCTATATCAGCCTGCTCGGGGAGATCAATAAAAACAATGGTAAGGCATTCGGCATATTTGAGTTGAATGAGCCAGATCTTCCTACTCCCTATAATATCAGAATTGTTCCCAAAACGCCGGATGCAGCGCTGGCAGAATTGGACAAGTACATAAATGAGTACAGGGAAGCCATATTCTACCTTACAGGTAACGTAGCTTCTGTACAGCAGTTTAGAACTGCTTTAAAAAAGCATGATGTCAGTTCCAGGAATATCAAATTACAAGGGTATTGGGCAGAAGGAAGTGTGGGGCTGTAA
- a CDS encoding aldo/keto reductase, with protein MNQIALGNNGPLVSKLGLGCMRMSTAWGGTNDEHESIATIQQALDSGINFLNTGDFYGHGANELLVGKAIKGRRDDAFVSRRHLSATIIL; from the coding sequence ATGAATCAAATAGCTTTAGGTAATAATGGCCCGCTGGTATCAAAACTGGGACTTGGCTGTATGCGTATGTCAACAGCCTGGGGCGGCACAAACGACGAACATGAAAGCATTGCTACCATCCAACAGGCACTCGACAGCGGCATCAACTTCCTGAATACCGGCGATTTCTACGGCCATGGCGCCAACGAACTACTGGTAGGCAAAGCCATCAAAGGCAGAAGAGACGATGCCTTTGTCAGCCGGCGGCACCTATCTGCAACGATAATTTTGTAA
- a CDS encoding AraC family transcriptional regulator, translated as MLNPIEIIPGVIFYSHLTASRKEVAAFLGHSTLILMVNGQLTFETSSQKTTLQKGDILLVGKNQLAQLRKTPSDEGSYETIVIILQEELLRKIALEEQIEITEKYIGPVNMLIPSNDFMRGYFQSVIPYVRHQDEKINNAMGMIKVREGVQLLLHTLPSLRNLLFDFSIHHKIDLRKFMLSNYHINVPIEKFAQLTGRSLAAFKRDFNKVFDAAPRHWLLEKRLTEARHLIEKKHKKPSAIYLDLGFESLSHFSRTFRKMFGKAPSEI; from the coding sequence ATGCTGAACCCGATCGAAATAATTCCTGGTGTTATCTTTTACTCTCACCTTACAGCTTCACGAAAGGAAGTAGCAGCATTCCTGGGGCATAGTACGCTTATCCTGATGGTAAACGGACAATTGACATTTGAAACATCCAGCCAGAAAACGACCCTTCAAAAAGGCGATATATTGCTGGTAGGCAAGAACCAATTGGCACAACTCAGGAAAACCCCTTCAGACGAAGGCAGCTATGAAACAATCGTCATCATCCTGCAGGAAGAGCTACTGAGAAAAATCGCATTGGAAGAACAAATAGAAATCACTGAAAAATACATCGGTCCGGTAAATATGCTGATTCCTTCAAATGATTTTATGCGGGGGTATTTTCAATCCGTGATACCATACGTACGTCATCAGGATGAAAAGATAAACAATGCCATGGGCATGATAAAAGTAAGAGAGGGTGTGCAATTGTTATTGCATACCCTCCCTTCATTACGAAATCTATTATTTGATTTTTCGATACATCATAAGATCGATCTAAGAAAATTCATGCTTAGCAATTATCATATCAATGTACCCATAGAAAAATTTGCACAGTTAACAGGAAGAAGTCTGGCGGCATTTAAACGTGATTTCAACAAAGTATTTGATGCAGCTCCCCGGCATTGGCTCCTTGAAAAACGACTCACCGAAGCACGCCATCTCATAGAGAAAAAGCATAAAAAGCCATCCGCCATCTACCTCGATTTAGGCTTTGAAAGCCTTTCTCATTTCTCCCGCACCTTCAGGAAGATGTTTGGCAAAGCCCCCTCTGAAATATGA